In Nitrospira sp., one genomic interval encodes:
- a CDS encoding porin — MGRYLLCVLVLGATMTVPAGAVEPPSQTIEASLQPGASPSESTPVPTSLWHYGAYLDVGYVVNFNFPENHLWRNRSTASRHNEFAPNMALVSVRKEATEASHWGMEFGVQGGYDSERFAFLPGEREVDGADTLRHIHRANVSYLAPVGRGLMVTAGLFNSLIGYESLYAKDNVAYTRSWLADNTPYMMFGVNAKYPVTDRLTVAAFVINRYFHLAYTNDQPSYGGQWSYRATPRLTLTQTVYGGPDQTNTALQFWRVYANNIVEWKSDDVTLAATYDIGTENIVDRPGHPRAFVMGGNIVARWHVSGPWALAVRPEFYWDRNGRWTGSEQFVKAVTSTVEYRIPYKGTQTIVRLEHRWDESTGAGGGFFRRGEIQPGVISLTPNQHLLLLGLLWVFDGP; from the coding sequence CGGCGCGACGATGACGGTCCCCGCTGGTGCGGTGGAACCCCCATCTCAGACAATCGAGGCCTCACTGCAGCCAGGGGCAAGCCCCTCGGAGTCGACACCGGTTCCGACCAGCCTCTGGCATTACGGCGCCTATCTCGATGTCGGGTATGTCGTGAATTTCAACTTCCCCGAGAACCATCTGTGGCGGAACCGCTCGACGGCCTCGCGGCACAATGAGTTTGCGCCGAACATGGCCTTAGTTTCTGTCCGTAAGGAGGCGACGGAGGCTTCTCACTGGGGCATGGAGTTCGGGGTACAAGGCGGGTACGACTCGGAACGGTTCGCGTTTCTGCCGGGTGAGCGCGAGGTCGACGGCGCCGATACCCTGCGGCACATTCACCGCGCGAATGTGTCGTATCTCGCCCCGGTCGGCAGGGGCCTCATGGTCACCGCGGGGCTCTTTAACAGTCTGATCGGGTATGAGTCGCTCTATGCCAAGGACAACGTGGCCTATACCCGGTCTTGGCTGGCCGACAATACGCCGTACATGATGTTCGGCGTGAATGCCAAGTATCCCGTCACCGATCGGCTCACTGTCGCGGCCTTTGTCATCAACCGCTATTTTCACTTGGCCTATACCAACGATCAACCGTCCTATGGCGGGCAATGGTCATATAGGGCCACGCCTCGCCTCACGCTGACTCAGACGGTCTACGGCGGCCCGGATCAGACGAATACGGCCCTCCAGTTCTGGCGCGTGTATGCGAACAACATCGTCGAGTGGAAAAGCGACGATGTAACCCTCGCGGCCACTTACGACATCGGGACAGAGAACATCGTCGATCGTCCCGGGCACCCCAGGGCCTTCGTCATGGGCGGTAACATCGTTGCGCGGTGGCATGTCTCCGGTCCCTGGGCCTTGGCCGTTCGGCCCGAGTTCTACTGGGATCGGAACGGACGCTGGACGGGGTCGGAGCAATTCGTGAAGGCGGTCACCTCAACCGTGGAATACCGAATTCCTTACAAAGGCACACAGACGATCGTGCGGTTGGAACATCGCTGGGACGAATCGACCGGTGCCGGAGGCGGATTTTTTCGACGGGGTGAGATTCAACCGGGGGTGA